The proteins below are encoded in one region of Streptomyces sp. NBC_00490:
- a CDS encoding MmcQ/YjbR family DNA-binding protein gives MAVPENALKKWEKVRDFALGMPGAVEEFPWGESVAKVNKKVFVFLGVADGGYPLGVTVKLKDDAAHAHALTCPGAEPAGYGLGRAGWVRVPLAEKGAPAAELLCDWVEESYRVIAPKRLIAELDAQ, from the coding sequence GTGGCCGTGCCCGAAAATGCCCTGAAGAAATGGGAAAAGGTGCGCGACTTCGCGCTCGGGATGCCGGGCGCCGTCGAGGAGTTCCCCTGGGGTGAGTCGGTAGCCAAGGTCAACAAGAAGGTGTTCGTCTTCCTCGGCGTCGCCGACGGCGGCTATCCGCTCGGCGTCACGGTCAAGCTCAAGGACGACGCGGCGCATGCGCATGCCCTGACCTGCCCCGGCGCCGAACCCGCCGGGTACGGCCTGGGCAGGGCGGGCTGGGTGCGCGTCCCGCTGGCGGAGAAGGGCGCCCCGGCCGCGGAGCTGCTGTGCGACTGGGTGGAGGAGAGCTACCGCGTGATCGCGCCGAAGCGGCTGATAGCGGAGCTGGACGCGCAGTGA
- a CDS encoding saccharopine dehydrogenase family protein — MSRLNRSERPYDIVLFGATGFVGTLTAEYLATHAPEGLRWAIAGRSEEKLQALRERLPGGAEVGVLRADVADPASLRELAGHARVVATTVGPYVTYGEELVAACAESGADYLDLTGEPEFVDRMYVRHDARARETGARLVHACGFDSVPHDLGVYFTVRQLPEGVPLRVDGFVTADATFSGGTFASALGQFARGRQMIAAARDRGRHEPRLVGRRASTPSGAPRYVGEVDSWALPLPTIDPQIVGRSARALERYGPDFRYRHYAAVRRLPIAVGGVAAVGALFAAAQLPPARRWLSDRLKPGDGPSAEKRAKSWFRIRFVGEGGGRKVFTEVAGGDPGYDETAKIFAEAALSLAFDDLPPTSGQVTTAVAMGDALTERLRRAGIVFRVARSR; from the coding sequence ATGAGCAGGCTGAACAGGTCGGAGCGTCCGTACGACATCGTGCTTTTCGGAGCCACCGGGTTCGTGGGGACGCTCACCGCCGAGTACCTCGCCACGCACGCGCCCGAGGGGCTGCGCTGGGCGATCGCCGGTCGCAGCGAGGAGAAGCTCCAGGCGCTGCGGGAGCGGCTGCCGGGCGGCGCGGAGGTCGGGGTGCTGCGGGCGGACGTGGCCGATCCGGCCTCGCTGCGGGAACTCGCCGGGCACGCGCGCGTGGTGGCCACGACGGTGGGTCCCTATGTGACCTACGGCGAGGAGCTGGTCGCGGCCTGCGCGGAGAGCGGGGCGGACTATCTCGACCTCACCGGTGAGCCGGAGTTCGTGGACCGGATGTACGTCCGGCACGACGCACGCGCGCGTGAGACCGGTGCGCGGCTGGTGCACGCCTGTGGCTTCGACTCGGTGCCGCACGACCTGGGCGTGTACTTCACGGTGCGGCAGCTGCCGGAGGGGGTGCCGCTGCGGGTGGACGGGTTCGTGACGGCGGACGCGACCTTCTCGGGCGGTACGTTCGCCTCGGCGCTGGGCCAGTTCGCGCGCGGGCGGCAGATGATCGCCGCCGCCCGGGATCGCGGTCGGCACGAGCCGCGGCTGGTGGGGCGGCGGGCGTCGACCCCGAGCGGTGCCCCGCGGTATGTCGGGGAGGTCGACTCGTGGGCGCTGCCGCTGCCGACGATCGACCCGCAGATCGTGGGGCGTTCGGCCCGCGCGCTGGAACGCTACGGTCCCGACTTCCGCTACCGCCACTACGCGGCCGTACGCCGGCTGCCGATCGCCGTGGGTGGCGTCGCGGCCGTGGGCGCGCTCTTCGCTGCGGCCCAACTGCCGCCCGCGCGACGCTGGTTGTCGGACCGGCTCAAGCCCGGGGACGGGCCGAGCGCCGAGAAGCGCGCCAAGAGCTGGTTCAGGATCCGCTTCGTCGGCGAGGGCGGCGGCCGCAAGGTGTTCACCGAAGTGGCGGGCGGCGACCCGGGTTACGACGAGACGGCGAAGATCTTCGCCGAGGCGGCCCTGTCCCTGGCCTTCGACGACCTGCCCCCGACATCGGGCCAGGTCACCACGGCGGTGGCGATGGGCGACGCGCTGACCGAGCGGCTGCGGCGCGCGGGGATCGTCTTCCGGGTGGCCAGGAGCC